The following coding sequences lie in one Clupea harengus chromosome 23, Ch_v2.0.2, whole genome shotgun sequence genomic window:
- the LOC105912894 gene encoding disks large homolog 5-like isoform X1 produces MEPKHKELLDQYHQNLLESITDAERVVEFLAKTGTLTQVERFELENNCSSSSEKVDLLLKMLMSKERDHFQDLCLALEKTHPHLYSTLVVNGGGSMDHSGSTYSVLSTMPSDSESSSSLSSIGTTGKASSPPPPALQDQRPPGERLEAVLFQLRQVTRQRDELRKRLALASPGTTFDDCRPSVKPGHDYERLKLQCTKAMGDLQSLQNQHTKTLQRCEEAVKEADFYHTLHSRALGEQGQMKEEAEGLRRDYSQLLREHQHLQQACDELRRLRLDDQREVADLRMLHQQVIRENGSSDILNKLYDTAMDKLETARKEYEALRKRYNEKTANHNADLSRLEQAEEEKRHLQKQVDVLLKHRDSAVHYQQQCAASMRRLDVLQQELAATVSRGAELQRELERVQSEATRSRTLQLKAGQEAEKLREERDAVLSEYRLVMSERDQVIKEVDKLQTGLEAAEAKLKNTSSQRRVASEELEALRQELGSALVERDRALCERNDVLEKYCFEVKDKAEAQKELSQVCRDIEAVKEERDVARKERTEAIIQRDQLLREYYQARQKQDAVALDMERANKELEMLRKQCEAMSQELQEAAQEAEVAKCRRDWAFQERDKIVAERESIRTLCDNLRRERDRAVSDLADALRNLDDTRKQKNDAVRELKELKEKMEDQLEKEARFRQLMAHHSHDSAIDTDSLEWETEVVEFEKDRVSDPEEALEDDMDLKALGFDVAEGVNDPYLPGDCGIFVTKVDKGSVAEGRLRVNDWLLKINDVDLANKDRKQVIRAVLSGGGVINMVVRRRKSLGGRILTPVHLNLVGQKDSGIGLEGGVFVASVAPGSPAAKDGSLTIGDRLIAINGIALDNRSLSECESLLRDCRDSLSLSLLKFFPQSLSGQSLFDVARELDKSPSGKLHGSEVLARNCRNLRNNSSTQTDIYSPESPASGEPSPPPYQDVCFQRHQAPHHHHKRPLTFHPASVSAATAAAECVAAETAPEKSHAPQKSNGGTWPRVLAGGPPSPADAGVVPPLSIFRVTAKRRKPIFDADIFKRPDTPTKLDYVSLSKARPQSPRADTPTTPPTPPTRSDSFKYKHKQQSSSASDSTITTGSPPSTPSQCPPAPGPQPDAQGEPRAREDTGRTGPEEQEHKRPRPSSAPAPRRQLTPLKIPIPLQAYSKDERSPDSLGPVDFSPTRPHAHMGFPPPGYHGPLPGQPSPRGLSPCPAVTTVMHNPVYTAWSHWVNTNTNTNTNTNTTNTNTCPPAQHSRTSPQHQGRLSLDLSHKRSSELSDGTRRTPHSTNSLPSSARHGGASNGQYRTERIKIPSTPRYMRSAQGSTQGSDRGSLSHSDCSTTSLITPPLSPLNLETTSFVSSQSQGSISSHARLSVSPASMGDRRKDRPHLEEPRTVTIHKGAEPLGISIVGGENGGIFVSKVTGGSIAYQYQLQFGDQLLEFNGINLRNATEQQARLIIGQQCDTVTILAQYNPHMYQLGHSRSSSRIDPISGHPLSHVSGATPTDDQSTIDTLSEQDEGTMTPPSKQTTPTTSPRGSVRRAFPEPRLVTVRKAQGELGVAICGGNLHGIYVERLEDDSPARAANSLMPGDLILEYSSVSLQGRTAEEAYMEMMKPLETVTLRVQHRLEEFNIRRGSPGDGFYIRALYDRMAEVDEDLSFKKDDILYVDDTLPNGNFGYWMAWQLDENAQRLARGQIPSKYMLEQEFQRRLSVPDGKEEVCSSRSLSAAARRSFFRRKNRHKRSTSREGKEAPAPDAISTDSIPYMEDCVSLAYQRVQKVECISPRPVLMLGPLVEATKDMLVKQADCKFCRCPLEVMKASQQAIERGVKDCLFIDYKRRSGHFDVTTVASIKEVTEKQDCHCLLDIAPHAIERLHSVHIYPIVIFIRYKNAKQIKEQKDPVYLRDKVSQKHSKEHFEVAQKTEQEYSKYFTGVVQAGSLAYICTQIETIVDQEQSKVLWIPD; encoded by the exons GCTCCACTTACAGTGTCCTCTCCACCATGCCCTCGGACTCCGAGAGCAGCAGCTCCCTCAGCAGCatag GTACGACGGGCAAAGCCTCCTCCCCGCCCCCGCCGGCGCTCCAGGACCAGCGGCCGCCCGGCGAGCGCTTGGAGGCCGTGCTGTTCCAGCTGCGGCAGGTGACCCGTCAGAGGGACGAGCTCCGAAAGCGCCTGGCCCTCGCCTCGCCCGGTACCACCTTCGATGACTGCAG GCCGAGCGTGAAGCCGGGCCACGACTACGAGCGTCTGAAGCTGCAGTGCACCAAGGCCATGGGCGACCTGCAGTCGCTGCAGAACCAGCACACCAAGACCCTGCAGCGCTGCGAGGAGGCCGTCAAGGAGGCCGACTTCTACCA CACGCTCCACAGCCGTGCCCTGGGGGAGCAGGGGCAGATgaaggaggaggcggaggggcTGCGCAGGGACTACAGCCAGCTGCTGCGCGaacatcagcacctgcagcAGGCCTGCGACGAGCTGCGACGGCTGCGCCTGGACGACCAGAGGGAAGTCGCCGACCTCCGGATGCTCCATCAGCAG GTGATCCGAGAGAACGGCTCGTCGGACATCCTGAACAAACTCTACGACACGGCGATGGACAAGCTGGAGACGGCCCGCAAAGAGTACGAGGCCCTGCGCAAGCGCTACAACGAGAAGACGGCCAATCACAACGCGGACCTGAGCCGGCTGGAgcaggcggaggaggagaagcggCACCTCCAGAAGCAGGTGGACGTGCTGCTCAAGCACCGCGACTCGGCCGTGCACTACCAGCAGCAGTGCGCCGCCAGCATGAGGAG GCTGGACGTGTTGCAGCAGGAGCTGGCGGCGACGGTGTCGCGTGGAGCGGAGCTGCAGCGGGAGCTGGAGCGTGTTCAGTCGGAGGCCACGCGCTCGCGCACGCTGCAGCTGAAGGCGGGCCAGGAGGCGGAGAAGCTGCGCGAGGAACGCGACGCCGTGCTCAGCGAGTACCGGCTGGTGATGAGCGAACGCGACCAGGTCATTAAGGAGGTGGACAAGCTGCAGACGGGCCTGGAGGCGGCCGAGGCCAAGCTGAAGAACACCTCCAGCCAGCGCAGGGTGGCCAGCGAGGAGCTGGAGGCCCTCAGGCAG GAGCTTGGCTCGGCGCTGGTGGAGAGGGACCGGGCGCTGTGTGAGCGGAACGACGTGCTGGAGAAGTACTGCTTCGAGGTGAAGGACAAGGCGGAGGCGCAGAAGGAGCTGAGTCAGGTCTGCCGGGACATTGAGGCCGTGAAGGAGGAGCGCGACGTGGCCCGCAAGGAGCGCACTGAGGCCATCATCCAGAGGGACCAGCTGCTCCGGGAGTACTACCAGGCCAGACAG aagCAGGATGCGGTGGCTCTGGACATGGAGAGGGCCAACAAGGAGCTGGAGATGCTGCGTAAGCAGTGCGAGGCCATGAgccaggagctgcaggaggcGGCGCAGGAGGCCGAGGTGGCCAAGTGCCGCCGAGACTGGGCCTTCCAGGAGCGGGACAAGATCgtggccgagagagagagcatcag GACTCTGTGTGACaacctgaggagagagagggatcggGCCGTGAGTGATCTGGCCGACGCTCTCCGCAACCTTGACGACaccagaaaacagaaaaacgaCGCGGTGCgggagctgaaggagctgaa agagaagatggaggaccagctggagaaggaggcCAGGTTCAGGCAGCTGATGGCCCACCACTCCCACGACTCGGCCATCGACACCGACTCGCTGGAGTGGGAGACCGAGGTGGTGGAGTTTGAGAAGGACAGGGTGAGCGACCCAGAGGAGGCATTGGAG GATGACATGGATCTGAAGGCACTGGGTTTCGATGTGGCTGAGGGCGTAAACGACCCGTATTTACCAGGAGACTGTGGGATTTTTGTGACCAAGGTGGACAAAGGAAGTGTTGCAGAAGGAAGGTTGAG AGTGAATGATTGGTTGTTGAAGATAAATGACGTGGATCTGGCCAATAAGGACAGGAAGCAGGTCATCAGAGCTGTGCTCAGTGGGGGCGGGGTGATCAACATGGTGGTGCGCAGGAGGAAGTCTCTGGGCGGGCGCATCCTCACCCCCGTCCACTTAAACCTCGTGGGCCAGAAAG ACAGTGGCATCGGCCTGGAGGGCGGCGTCTTCGTAGCGTCCGTGGCCCCGGGCAGCCCTGCGGCCAAAGACGGCTCCCTGACCATCGGAGACCGGCTCATCGCT aTAAATGGGATCGCTCTGGATAACAGGTcgctgagtgagtgtgagtcgCTGCTGAGGGACTGTCGTGACTCGCTGAGCCTCTCGCTCCTCAag TTCTTCCCCCAGAGCCTGTCGGGTCAGAGTCTGTTCGATGTGGCCCGGGAGCTGGACAAGAGCCCGAGTGGGAAGCTGCACGGCTCGGAGGTTCTGGCGCGCAACTGCCGGAACCTGCGGAACAACAGCTCCACGCAGACGGACATCTACAGCCCCGAGAGCCCGGCCTCCGGGGAGCCCAGCCCGCCGCCCTACCAGGACGTGTGCTTCCAGCGCCACCaagccccccaccaccaccacaagcGGCCCCTCACGTTCCACCCCGCCTCCGTCTCCGCGGCAACCGCCGCGGCGGAGTGCGTCGCCGCGGAAACGGCTCCGGAGAAGAGCCACGCGCCCCAGAAGAGCAACGGCGGGACGTGGCCCCGGGTGCTGGCGGGAGGCCCCCCCTCTCCAGCGGACGCCGGCGTGgtgccccccctctccatcttccGCGTGACGGCCAAGCGGCGGAAGCCCATCTTCGATGCCGACATCTTCAAGCGGCCCGACACGCCCACCAAGCTGGACTACGTCTCGCTGTCCAAGGCCCGCCCCCAGAGCCCCAGAGCCGACACCCCCACCACGCCCCCGACCCCGCCCACACGCAGCGACTCGTTTAAGTACAAGCACAAGCAGCAAAGCAGCTCCGCCTCGGACTCCACCATCACGACCGGCTCGCcgccctccaccccctcccagTGCCCCCCCGCCCCGGGCCCCCAGCCTGACGCCCAGGGGGAACCCAGGGCCCGGGAGGACACGGGCAGAACCGGCCCCGAGGAGCAGGAGCACAAGAGACCCAGACCCAGCTCTGCGCCCGCACCACGCCGCCAACTCACCCCCCTCAAGATCCCCATACCTCTACag gcctACTCCAAAGATGAGCGTTCTCCAGACTCCCTCGGGCCTGTGGACTTCTCCCCAACTCGACCGCACGCCCACATGGGCTTCCCCCCGCCGGGGTACCACGGCCCTCTGCCAGGAC AGCCCTCCCCCCGTGGACTGTCTCCCTGCCCTGCCGTCACCACGGTGATGCACAACCCGGTGTACACAGCCTGGAGCCACTGggtcaacaccaacaccaacaccaacaccaacaccaacaccaccaacaccaataCCTGCCCGCCCGCACAGCACTCACGCACCAG TCCTCAGCACCAGGGCCGGCTGAGTTTGGACCTCAGTCACAAGCGTTCCAGTGAGCTGAGCGATGGCACCCGACGCACTCCACACAGCACCAATTCACTGCCCTCAAGCGCCAGACACG GTGGAGCGAGCAACGGCCAGTACCGCACTGAGCGAATCAAGATCCCCTCCACGCCAAGATACATGCGCTCCGCACAGGGCTCCACCCAGGGCTCCGACagag GCTCCCTGTCCCATTCGGACTGCAGCACCACCAGTCTCATCACGCCCCCCCTGTCCCCACTCAACCTCGAGACCACCTCCTTCGTCAGCAGCCAATCGCAAGGCTCCATCTCCTCCCACGCCAGGCTGTCAGTCAGCCCTGCATCAATGGGGGACCGGAGAAAAGACAG ACCACATCTGGAGGAGCCTCGCACTGTGACCATACACAAAGGGGCGGAGCCACTGGGCATCTCCATCGTTGGAGGGGAGAACGGTGGCATCTTTGTCTCCAAGGTGACGGGAGGCAGCATCGCATACCAGTACCAGCTGCAGTTTGGGGACCAGCTGCTGGAG tttaATGGTATAAACCTGCGGAACGCCACGGAACAGCAAGCCCGGCTGATCATCGGCCAGCAGTGTGACACCGTCACCATCCTGGCCCAGTACAACCCCCACATGTACCAGCTGGGCCACTCGCGTTCCAG TTCTAGGATTGACCCAATCAGTGGCCACCCTCTGTCGCACGTCAGCGGAGCCACGCCCACCGATGACCAATCCACCATTGACACGCTGAGTGAGCAGGACGAGGGCACCATGACGCCGCCCTCCAAACAGACCACACCCACCACTAGCCCACGTGGCTCGGTCAG GCGGGCGTTCCCTGAGCCGCGGCTGGTGACCGTGCGGAAGGCACAGGGCGAACTGGGCGTGGCCATCTGCGGGGGCAACCTGCACGGCATTTATGTGGAGCGGCTGGAGGACGACAGCCCTGCCAGGGCAGCCAACAGCCTCATGCCTGGGGACCTCATCCTGGAG TACAGCTCGGTGAGCCTGCAGGGCCGCACGGCGGAAGAGGCCTACATGGAGATGATgaagcccctggagacggtgacCCTGCGGGTGCAGCATCGCCTGGAGGAGTTCAACATACGGAGGGGCAGCCCAGGAGACGGCTTTTACATCAG AGCACTTTATGACCGGATGGCAGAGGTGGATGAGGACCTGAGTTTCAAGAAGGATGACATCCTGTACGTGGACGACACGCTACCAAACGGCAACTTTGGCTACTGGATGGCCTGGCAACTCGATGAGAATGCACAGAGACTAGCCAGAGGCCAAATCCCCAGCAAATACAT gttgGAGCAGGAGTTCCAACGTCGGCTGAGCGTTCCCGACGGGAAGGAGGAGGTGTGCTCCAGCCGGAGTCTGTCCGCGGCCGCGCGGCGTTCCTTCTTCCGCAGGAAGAACCGGCACAAACGTAGCACCTCCCGAGAGGGCAAGGAGGCGCCGGCCCCGGACGCCATCAGCACGGACTCCATCCCGTACATGGAGG actGCGTGAGCTTGGCCTACCAGCGAGTGCAGAAGGTGGAGTGCATCTCCCCCAGGCCTGTGCTCATGCTGGGCCCGCTGGTGGAGGCCACCAAAGACATGCTGGTCAAACAGGCAGACTGTAAGTTCTGCAGATGCCCGCTAG AGGTAATGAAGGCCTCCCAGCAGGCCATAGAGAGGGGCGTGAAGGACTGCCTGTTTATCGACTACAAGCGCAGGAGTGGCCATTTCGACGTGACCACTGTGGCCTCCATCAAGGAGGTGACGGAGAAGCAG GACTGCCACTGTCTGCTGGACATCGCCCCGCACGCCATCGAGCGCCTGCACAGCGTGCACATCTACCCCATCGTCATCTTCATCCGCTACAAAAACGCCAAGCAGATCAA GGAGCAAAAGGACCCTGTGTATCTGCGGGATAAAGTCTCTCAAAAACATTCCAAGGAACATTTTGAAGTTGCACAGAAGACAGAACAGGAGTACAGCAAATACTTCACAG GGGTGGTCCAGGCAGGGAGTCTGGCCTACATTTGCACTCAGATCGAGACCAtcgtggatcaggagcaaagcAAAGTCCTCTGGATTCCCGACTGA